One genomic window of Saccopteryx bilineata isolate mSacBil1 chromosome 4, mSacBil1_pri_phased_curated, whole genome shotgun sequence includes the following:
- the ATOSA gene encoding atos homolog protein A isoform X1, with amino-acid sequence MKPDRDTLDEYFEYDAEEFLVSLALLITEGRTPECSVKGRSESFHCPPAQSCYPGTTKHECSDKLAQCRQARRTRSEVTLLWKNNLPIMVEVMLLPDCCYSDDGPTTDGIDLNDPAIKQDALLLERWILEPVPRQNGDRFIEEKTLLLAVRSFVFFSQLSAWLSVSHGAIPRNILYRISSADVDLQWNFSQTPIEHVFPVPNVSHNVALKVSVQSLPRQSNYPVLTCSIHTSIGLYEKRIQDHELKAHQHRNSNEAEQCSTNSSQRLCSKQTWTMAPENVLHVKNGTPPEYSAAVKNGKLYPGIGSKSECGTCQANILGFSGTGDKKSHETSVRTLKSFSMIDSSVSSRQSSWQSIGETNPLIDSLIQDRQEVIARIAQHLIHCDPSSSHVPGYAFNTQESSSLNSKLFRVSQENENVRKCKEMFSISSGNAELTSSADINEGKTQPEIPRSETCTSNHLYSHQSVSETNPLIGSLLQERQDVIARIAQHLEHIDPTASHMPRQSLNIHDSTLVPSKVFKSSYEDKTLLKKNRDDASVFISNTKFSLLEDCNEGEYLIPAKSFCSFKCNSKVKSPLKPQIRRELCQDNPSEVIQSTFQGIQNKATSLLAPSNMSDCKENNLDLTIRLENTLSECQFKEYEINNGINKQYSDCNSIDKQICTNKYKEKIKNENCNPESFNNHQFDNSKNNDSKIKVTMLEMSGYLNKHENKCSNKDSKRPTTCEQNMQLNSIENYLSKDNEDFKFKKPCQLKNEQDKKEDPIDEKFQNCSQRKTIKDCVSTCERLKPTEVLLRTIPLKHSNVWRKHNFHSLDGTSTRAFHPRTGLPLLSSPVPQRKTQSGCFDLDSSLVHLKGLSSRSPQPCLNIEDDPEIHEKPFLSSSAPPITSLSLLGNFEESVLNHRFDPLGTVDGFTAEVGASGVFCPTHLVLPVEVSFYSVSDDNAPSPYMGVITLESLGKRGYRVPPSGTIQVTLFNPNKTVVKMFVVIYDLRNMPANHQTFLRQRTFSVPVKQEMKRSVNKENIRHTEERLLRYLIHLRFQSSKSGKIYLHRDVRLLFSRKSMEVDSGAAYELKSYTESPINPQFSPRC; translated from the exons TGTCGCCAAGCCAGACGAACCAGGTCTGAGGTCACATTGTTGTGGAAGAATAACCTTCCAATCATGGTGGAAGTGATGCTACTACCAGACTGCTGTTATAGCGATGATGGGCCTACCACAGACGGGATCGATCTCAATGATCCCGCAATTAAGCAAGATGCATTATTATTAGAAAGATGGATATTGGAGCCAGTTCCTCGACA GAATGGTGATCGATTTATTGAAGAGAAGACTCTCCTATTGGCTGTCCgctcatttgtgtttttttctcagTTAAGTGCTTGGCTGAGTGTTTCTCATGGTGCTATTCCACGAAATATTCTTTACAG AATCAGTTCTGCTGATGTAGACCTGCAGTGGAATTTTTCACAGACTCCAATCGAACATGTGTTTCCTGTTCCCAATGTTTCTCACAATGTGGCCTTGAAAGTCAGCGTTCAATCCTTGCCCAGACAATCTAATTACCCAGTTTTGACGTGTAGTATTCACACAAGTATTGGACTTTATGAGAAAAGAATTCAAGACCATGAACTTAAAGCCCATCAACACCGCAATTCTAATGAAGCAGAACAGTGTAGTACAAACAGTTCACAGCGTCTATGTAGCAAACAAACCTGGACTATGGCAccagaaaatgtattacatgtaAAAAATGGCACACCTCCTGAATATAGTGCAGCTGTCAAAAATGGCAAACTATATCCAGGCATTGGCAGTAAATCTGAGTGTGGAACTTGTCAGGCCAATATTCTGGGCTTCAGTGGTACAGGAGATAAAAAGTCACATGAAACATCAGTGAGAACTTTAAAATCGTTTTCAATGATTGATTCCAGTGTCTCTAGTCGCCAGAGTTCCTGGCAGTCCATTGGTGAGACTAATCCTTTAATAGACTCTTTAATTCAAGATCGACAAGAAGTTATTGCAAGAATCGCTCAGCATTTGATTCATTGTGATCCAAGCAGTTCACATGTTCCTGGATATGCATTTAATACCCAAGAGTCTAGTTCACTTAATTCAAAACTTTTCCGGGTttcacaagaaaatgaaaatgtgagaaaatgtaaagaaatgttctccatttcatctgGTAATGCAGAGCTTACCTCCTCAGCAGACATCAATGAGGGGAAAACCCAACCAGAAATTCCTCGAAGTGAAACTTGCACTTCTAATCATCTTTATTCTCATCAGTCGGTTAGTGAGACTAACCCTCTAATAGGCTCGTTACTCCAGGAGCGGCAAGATGTTATTGCAAGGATTGCTCAGCACTTGGAGCATATTGATCCAACGGCTTCACATATGCCCCGGCAATCATTGAACATCCATGACTCTACTTTGGTTCCTTCAAAAGTGTTTAAGAGTTCATATGAAGACAAAACTTTGTTGAAGAAAAACAGGGATgatgcctctgtttttatttctaatacaaaATTTTCCTTGTTAGAAGACTGCAATGAAGGGGAATACTTAATACCTGCTaaatctttttgttcttttaaatgcaaTAGTAAAGTCAAGTCCCCTTTGAAACCTCAGATAAGAAGAGAGCTATGTCAGGACAATCCTAGTGAAGTCATCCAAAGTACATTTCAGGGGATACAGAACAAAGCCACTAGTTTATTAGCGCCCTCAAATATGTCTGATTGTAAAGAAAATAACTTGGACTTGACAATCAGATTGGAAAATACACTTTCTGAGTGTCAATTTAAAGAGTATGAAATTAACAATGGAATTAATAAACAATATTCAGATTGCAATAGTATTGACAAACAGATTTGCACAAATAagtataaggaaaaaataaaaaatgaaaactgtaaTCCAGAATCTTTTAACAATCACCAATTTGATAATTCCAAAAATAatgactcaaaaataaaagttactaTGTTGGAAATGTCTGGATATTTGAACAAACATGAAAATAAGTGCTCAAATAAAGACTCAAAAAGGCCTACAACATGTGAGCAAAATATGCAACTTAATAGTATTGAAAATTATCTCAGTAAAGATAATGAAGATTTCAAGTTCAAAAAACCatgccaattaaaaaatgaacaggatAAGAAAGAAGATCCGATtgatgaaaaatttcaaaactgtTCTCAGAGAAAGACTATAAAAGACTGTGTGTCTACGTGTGAACGACTGAAACCTACAGAGGTATTG CTGAGGACTATACCATTAAAACATTCAAATGTCTGGCGGAaacataattttcattctttggaCGGAACCTCAACCAGAGCCTTTCATCCTCGAACTGGATTGCCTCTTCTTTCAAGTCCT GTTCCACAAAGAAAGACACAGTCAGGTTGCTTTGATCTGGATTCCTCGTTAGTGCATCTGAAAGGCTTATCATCTAGAAG TCCTCAGCCGTGTTTAAACATTGAAGATGACCCAGAAATTCATGAAAAACCATTTCTGAGTTCTAGTGCTCCACCTATAACAAGTCTTAGTCTCCTAGGAAATTTTGAG GAATCTGTCCTGAACCATCGCTTCGACCCCCTCggcactgtggatggcttcaCTGCCGAGGTCGGGGCCAGTGGTGTTTTCTGCCCCACGCATTTGGTTCTCCCTGTTGAAGTGTCATTCTACAGTGTTTCAGATGATAATGCTCCCTCTCCTTACATG GGTGTGATTACTTTAGAGTCCCTTGGTAAAAGGGGTTATCGAGTACCTCCTTCAGGAACAATACAAGTG ACCTTATTTAATCCTAATAAGACTGTGGTGAAGATGTTTGTTGTGATATATGACTTGCGAAATATGCCAGCCAATCATCAGACATTCCTACGACAAAGAACTTTTTCTGTACCGGTTAAACAAGAAATGAAGAGAAGTGTTAATAAAGAGAACATCCGACATACAGAAGAACGGTTATTACGCTACCTCATACATCTGAG gtTCCAGAGTTCTAAATCTGGGAAGATCTACCTCCACAGAGATGTACGGCTCCTCTTCTCTAGAAAGTCAATGGAAGTTGATAGCGGTGCTGCATATGAACTCAAATCTTACACTGAATCGCCAATAAACCCTCAATTTTCACCAAGATGTTGA
- the ATOSA gene encoding atos homolog protein A isoform X2: MVEVMLLPDCCYSDDGPTTDGIDLNDPAIKQDALLLERWILEPVPRQNGDRFIEEKTLLLAVRSFVFFSQLSAWLSVSHGAIPRNILYRISSADVDLQWNFSQTPIEHVFPVPNVSHNVALKVSVQSLPRQSNYPVLTCSIHTSIGLYEKRIQDHELKAHQHRNSNEAEQCSTNSSQRLCSKQTWTMAPENVLHVKNGTPPEYSAAVKNGKLYPGIGSKSECGTCQANILGFSGTGDKKSHETSVRTLKSFSMIDSSVSSRQSSWQSIGETNPLIDSLIQDRQEVIARIAQHLIHCDPSSSHVPGYAFNTQESSSLNSKLFRVSQENENVRKCKEMFSISSGNAELTSSADINEGKTQPEIPRSETCTSNHLYSHQSVSETNPLIGSLLQERQDVIARIAQHLEHIDPTASHMPRQSLNIHDSTLVPSKVFKSSYEDKTLLKKNRDDASVFISNTKFSLLEDCNEGEYLIPAKSFCSFKCNSKVKSPLKPQIRRELCQDNPSEVIQSTFQGIQNKATSLLAPSNMSDCKENNLDLTIRLENTLSECQFKEYEINNGINKQYSDCNSIDKQICTNKYKEKIKNENCNPESFNNHQFDNSKNNDSKIKVTMLEMSGYLNKHENKCSNKDSKRPTTCEQNMQLNSIENYLSKDNEDFKFKKPCQLKNEQDKKEDPIDEKFQNCSQRKTIKDCVSTCERLKPTEVLLRTIPLKHSNVWRKHNFHSLDGTSTRAFHPRTGLPLLSSPVPQRKTQSGCFDLDSSLVHLKGLSSRSPQPCLNIEDDPEIHEKPFLSSSAPPITSLSLLGNFEESVLNHRFDPLGTVDGFTAEVGASGVFCPTHLVLPVEVSFYSVSDDNAPSPYMGVITLESLGKRGYRVPPSGTIQVTLFNPNKTVVKMFVVIYDLRNMPANHQTFLRQRTFSVPVKQEMKRSVNKENIRHTEERLLRYLIHLRFQSSKSGKIYLHRDVRLLFSRKSMEVDSGAAYELKSYTESPINPQFSPRC; the protein is encoded by the exons ATGGTGGAAGTGATGCTACTACCAGACTGCTGTTATAGCGATGATGGGCCTACCACAGACGGGATCGATCTCAATGATCCCGCAATTAAGCAAGATGCATTATTATTAGAAAGATGGATATTGGAGCCAGTTCCTCGACA GAATGGTGATCGATTTATTGAAGAGAAGACTCTCCTATTGGCTGTCCgctcatttgtgtttttttctcagTTAAGTGCTTGGCTGAGTGTTTCTCATGGTGCTATTCCACGAAATATTCTTTACAG AATCAGTTCTGCTGATGTAGACCTGCAGTGGAATTTTTCACAGACTCCAATCGAACATGTGTTTCCTGTTCCCAATGTTTCTCACAATGTGGCCTTGAAAGTCAGCGTTCAATCCTTGCCCAGACAATCTAATTACCCAGTTTTGACGTGTAGTATTCACACAAGTATTGGACTTTATGAGAAAAGAATTCAAGACCATGAACTTAAAGCCCATCAACACCGCAATTCTAATGAAGCAGAACAGTGTAGTACAAACAGTTCACAGCGTCTATGTAGCAAACAAACCTGGACTATGGCAccagaaaatgtattacatgtaAAAAATGGCACACCTCCTGAATATAGTGCAGCTGTCAAAAATGGCAAACTATATCCAGGCATTGGCAGTAAATCTGAGTGTGGAACTTGTCAGGCCAATATTCTGGGCTTCAGTGGTACAGGAGATAAAAAGTCACATGAAACATCAGTGAGAACTTTAAAATCGTTTTCAATGATTGATTCCAGTGTCTCTAGTCGCCAGAGTTCCTGGCAGTCCATTGGTGAGACTAATCCTTTAATAGACTCTTTAATTCAAGATCGACAAGAAGTTATTGCAAGAATCGCTCAGCATTTGATTCATTGTGATCCAAGCAGTTCACATGTTCCTGGATATGCATTTAATACCCAAGAGTCTAGTTCACTTAATTCAAAACTTTTCCGGGTttcacaagaaaatgaaaatgtgagaaaatgtaaagaaatgttctccatttcatctgGTAATGCAGAGCTTACCTCCTCAGCAGACATCAATGAGGGGAAAACCCAACCAGAAATTCCTCGAAGTGAAACTTGCACTTCTAATCATCTTTATTCTCATCAGTCGGTTAGTGAGACTAACCCTCTAATAGGCTCGTTACTCCAGGAGCGGCAAGATGTTATTGCAAGGATTGCTCAGCACTTGGAGCATATTGATCCAACGGCTTCACATATGCCCCGGCAATCATTGAACATCCATGACTCTACTTTGGTTCCTTCAAAAGTGTTTAAGAGTTCATATGAAGACAAAACTTTGTTGAAGAAAAACAGGGATgatgcctctgtttttatttctaatacaaaATTTTCCTTGTTAGAAGACTGCAATGAAGGGGAATACTTAATACCTGCTaaatctttttgttcttttaaatgcaaTAGTAAAGTCAAGTCCCCTTTGAAACCTCAGATAAGAAGAGAGCTATGTCAGGACAATCCTAGTGAAGTCATCCAAAGTACATTTCAGGGGATACAGAACAAAGCCACTAGTTTATTAGCGCCCTCAAATATGTCTGATTGTAAAGAAAATAACTTGGACTTGACAATCAGATTGGAAAATACACTTTCTGAGTGTCAATTTAAAGAGTATGAAATTAACAATGGAATTAATAAACAATATTCAGATTGCAATAGTATTGACAAACAGATTTGCACAAATAagtataaggaaaaaataaaaaatgaaaactgtaaTCCAGAATCTTTTAACAATCACCAATTTGATAATTCCAAAAATAatgactcaaaaataaaagttactaTGTTGGAAATGTCTGGATATTTGAACAAACATGAAAATAAGTGCTCAAATAAAGACTCAAAAAGGCCTACAACATGTGAGCAAAATATGCAACTTAATAGTATTGAAAATTATCTCAGTAAAGATAATGAAGATTTCAAGTTCAAAAAACCatgccaattaaaaaatgaacaggatAAGAAAGAAGATCCGATtgatgaaaaatttcaaaactgtTCTCAGAGAAAGACTATAAAAGACTGTGTGTCTACGTGTGAACGACTGAAACCTACAGAGGTATTG CTGAGGACTATACCATTAAAACATTCAAATGTCTGGCGGAaacataattttcattctttggaCGGAACCTCAACCAGAGCCTTTCATCCTCGAACTGGATTGCCTCTTCTTTCAAGTCCT GTTCCACAAAGAAAGACACAGTCAGGTTGCTTTGATCTGGATTCCTCGTTAGTGCATCTGAAAGGCTTATCATCTAGAAG TCCTCAGCCGTGTTTAAACATTGAAGATGACCCAGAAATTCATGAAAAACCATTTCTGAGTTCTAGTGCTCCACCTATAACAAGTCTTAGTCTCCTAGGAAATTTTGAG GAATCTGTCCTGAACCATCGCTTCGACCCCCTCggcactgtggatggcttcaCTGCCGAGGTCGGGGCCAGTGGTGTTTTCTGCCCCACGCATTTGGTTCTCCCTGTTGAAGTGTCATTCTACAGTGTTTCAGATGATAATGCTCCCTCTCCTTACATG GGTGTGATTACTTTAGAGTCCCTTGGTAAAAGGGGTTATCGAGTACCTCCTTCAGGAACAATACAAGTG ACCTTATTTAATCCTAATAAGACTGTGGTGAAGATGTTTGTTGTGATATATGACTTGCGAAATATGCCAGCCAATCATCAGACATTCCTACGACAAAGAACTTTTTCTGTACCGGTTAAACAAGAAATGAAGAGAAGTGTTAATAAAGAGAACATCCGACATACAGAAGAACGGTTATTACGCTACCTCATACATCTGAG gtTCCAGAGTTCTAAATCTGGGAAGATCTACCTCCACAGAGATGTACGGCTCCTCTTCTCTAGAAAGTCAATGGAAGTTGATAGCGGTGCTGCATATGAACTCAAATCTTACACTGAATCGCCAATAAACCCTCAATTTTCACCAAGATGTTGA